Below is a genomic region from Brassica oleracea var. oleracea cultivar TO1000 chromosome C9, BOL, whole genome shotgun sequence.
TGTTATCTTAGTAGGGAAAGTGAATGGTAAGCCCTTGAGATCATCACGGTTGAAGTTGAGAATCGGTTGAGAAGGCTTAGGTATTCCACCCTGCATGGAACGAATGCAAGAATGCAGTCAAGTCCGAGCTAACTTTTTGTGTATCACAAGTGATGTGATCCAACTTACCAAATACTGAAGAATTAGAGGAAGAGCGATACTAGGATCAAGGTTCCCTACAATCACAACTGTAAAAGTTGATGGATCCCTAAAGCAACTGTTAAAGTATTCGCAGGCCTTCACCGGGTCAACTTTTCGTAGTTCATTTATCCGAATAGGCTGCAGATTAGAGACTAAGTTAGAAATGTGGCTGGTCGTTCAACAAGATATAATTAGTCATTTAGCTCACAGAAGATATTACCCTAAAGAAATAAGAATTTCCATAGTTGAGTTCCTTCACCCTGTTGGCGAAGACAGTATAAGGGTCTCTCTCTCGAGCACGGACTGCTTCTTCTGCCATTTGCATCACTATTCCAACCTCTTCTTCTTGTGGCATCACGTTTGTAGTAAAAAGTTGATATACAAGCTGGAAAGAAGTATTGATAAGTTCAAGTGAGTACTAAATTACTGGATGAGAAGAAGAGTGAAGACACAACTGTGAAGGAATGCGCACGAACACGCTCCTCAATAAGTTAAATTTCCATCATTCAAATGTTAGCAAAGCTATACGTCAAAAATATTATGGAAACGGTCAAGAGACACCTAACTGCCTAAGTGCTTATATTCAGGAGGAAAAACCCGAACCTGCAAAGCAGTTTCAAGGTCTGTGGGTGAACAATCACAAGAAAACGTTCTCATGTATGGCCCGAGTCTTGCGCTAACTTCAACCCTCTTACCAGCAAGCATATCCATAAGCATTGATGGCTTATAACCAAACATACCAATTTCACCTGCAATCGTTGATCCCATCGAACATGATATGTAATCACTCTCAGGGAGTTCGGAAAGTCCTCCATATGCGAACCCTGTAAAAAGAACCTGTACGGAAAACACACAAAGGACAATCATAAAGTTACCGAACACAGTATAGAAATAAGGGTAGAGCTTAATACACTGACAACACACACAAATATTGTAGCTTTCAGTTAATATGGCACCTGGTCGTCCAAGAAGTCTGTGGACTTGTAGCAAACTTGCATTCCATTTGATAAAGTCAATTCTGTAACCCCAACTTCTGGATATTCAAGCTGGTGGGTAACATCCCTTCATTGAACATTATTCATGGATGAGAAATAGGAAATGGAGTATATATAGGCACGTCAACCGAGCCAATTAGTTTAGTACAAGACTTAGAAATAGGATCAGTCTGAAAACTTAAGTCAACAGAACAAACATCCAAGATTGAGCTTACCCTGGAGTTGGCTTCTCATCGACAACTTCTTCTGGAATTTTTTCCTCATCCCACGGAGCAATCTTCATTTCTTCCCCAAGACTATTAACCTTTGAGACAACATTTCTCATGTCATCAACTGTTGCAGCAGATCTAGGTTCCATTGTCTTGATCACACAACCGCACGATGTTCTTAACTTTTCAGAGTACCTGGATACATCTGAAGCTGATATTTCTGCATGAGAGGAACCAATATAATTTAGATGAGTTTACTAACAAAAATGGAAATAGACTAAACTATAAGCAGAGTATGCATCTTCTCACGGGGTAGAAGGCTCTTTTGAAGTTGCGCCTCGTACTCAATCCCAATAACAGGTTCCTTGTGAAGGAAATGCTGCAAGATAAAACACAAATATAAACAAGATTTGTAGAGGGGAAAGACAGAAAACTGGACAAGAAAGTTCATCAGAGAACTTACCTGTATATATTCATCTCGCAAGCTAGTTGATTGGATTTGATCACGTTCCAGATAGGCAGATTCAATCTCCGACATCATGAGAGCTCGAACAACAGATATTTCACGGTCTGAGAACCCGTGAAGGCGTACCCTAGCAACCTTAAACACAAGAGAACCAATGAATGGGGAGGGAGGAGACAATGTCAAAAACTTGAGAGAGTGAAAGCAGAAGAGACCTCGAGAAGCATAGACTCTAGGGATGCCAGGGTTCCTTTCTCTTTACAAGAAGAACTCATTATATAGGCCTTCAATGGGCTCACCAGGACATCAGCAGCAACAGAGCACGCAAAAAATGGAGGGTCCTTTCTACGAGATATTTTGAAGAGTCTCTGGTTAAGAGCATGCAGAAACATTGATTCTGCAAGCATATCCCTATAATCTTTCACCGTCTTCAGATCACTTACGGGCATCTTATAGCTAATCATGACTGCAGACTACAAGCCAATACCACGAAAAAAGCTTAGGAGTTTGGAAATGGATATCAGGATAATGTCTGAAGAAGTTTTGGATATTTTTAAAAGTAACTAACCCCAGCTGCTTCAGACTCAACAAAGCAAGAGAACCGTGTATCTTCATGAGAAGGAACAGGAAAGAATGGTATCTCTGGAGGATTACTACTTGATCTTTTATCCTCGAAGTGTGTCTTAATCAAATCAACTACAGTCTAGAAAGAAATCAGGAAGGGTTACAAACGAAGTCTGACCGAAACTCATAAATGCTTTGAGTAGCTAATCATTAAAAATAAAAAGTAAGTGTACCTTTGTATCTGGAAAATCACCAACAGCGACAACTGCCATATTGCATAAATGATACCACTTCTGGTAGAATTTCTTCACAGTTGCAGCAGGAACAGACCGGATCACTTTCTCCAAACCAATAGGTAAACGTTCAGCATACTGCAGCCAAATGAAAGTATCATAAGAACACACTGGAGTCTCTAAATGATTAAGAAAGCCTCACAATACCTTTGAACCTTCCATCATCAACTGCCAATGCGAATCCTGCATCCTTCCCGTAGCATTACGGTTGCCTCGGTACTCTTCCATAACAGCACCTCTTTCTTTTTCCAAATCTTCCTTGGAGACTCGAATCTAAAAAACAAAAGCAGATCTCTAACGAAATAGAAAAAAGAAAAAAAAAAAGGTGATGAAACAGAGTCAAAGAGACATTATTACCTCGGAGCTGAACTCTGCTAAAATGGAAATAGCCTGAGATAGCAATTCAGGCTTATCGACCGGGACGAACAATTCGTATATGGTCTCATCCGCTGTAGTCATTGCGTTTTGACAGGGCCCAAACTCAGCGCCGATGCTCTCTAAGAACTTGACTATATCATGATTCGTGTATTTCGTTGTCGCACTAAACGCAAGATGCTCTACAATATGAGCAACTCCACGCTGATCCTCGTCTTCCAAAACTGAACTGCCAATGAATCAAAAGGCGTGTCAGCCACACGTTGCGCATTTCAGCACAAGTTCTTCCAAATTCATGAATTTCACCAGATCAAATCAAAGTTGGATCAATACATTAGAGAACAGATTAACCATCACCAATTCGACTCAGAACGATCATCACTCTAAAACTCAAATTCGAGCAAACACAATTCACAAAAATCGAAACCAAGGTTATTATGTGCCTATTACCCAACTTTGACGGCGAGAGCAAGAGCGGCTCTCATTCTAGGTTTGGAGTTTCGTCGGACGTAGTAGACGAGGCCATTGTCGAGTCTTCCGTAGTCGGCACCGAAAGGCTCAGGCTCGTTTCCGAGCTCCTGCTCCATATCCACACTCATCAGTTTCAGCGATCTGAATCCTTGTTTCCTCAACACCTTCGAGCTCTCTCCCGATATCAAATCCATCTCTCTCGATACCTCACTCTTGTCAAAAAAAATCAAAATCGATTCTCAACAGAAGACGATTACAAATTCTTTCTCCCTCTGGTGACGCACAAGAGTCCCCACCACCTTCTAGATTTGTTCTTCTTATGTTTTTCTTTGCCTTGATAATTAATTTTCCCGGTCCATCTCGTATATTTGGTTCGACCAGCACCGGTTTCCTTAACCGGATTTCTGATTTTTGGTTGAATATAGATTATTCCCTTTTTTAGTGTACTGACTGAACCGAAATTTACGGATATCGGATGTAAATTGTGCTAATAATGCCATAACCGGAATAAACCGCTAAACCGGAACTATATAAGTTTACTCCATAACAGATCGGATAAAAACAGATCCGTCTTTTTAAAGATCACATCGCTCGATAAAAAAAATTTTGTGACAAAAATCTTTCAGTCTTTATTCGAATCAGATCCTTAACTTTGAGACTTTCCCAGCAACCAACTTAATCTCACGAATCCTTTCTTCAACCAATTGCTTCAGCTGCTCCTCTTGATCCGGTTTGTTTTCATCAACTTGAACATCATTCCCATTATTAGCTTCTCCACTGAGACTCTTGAAAACCACAAACGATGCTTCAGCTGCATACGATGTTGGAACATCCACGACTTGTTTCTTTGGAGCTTCTATATCTTTTCCAAGAATGCCAGCTCTCACATGGTTCGTGATAACAGATGTGTAATCGTCCAAGTATTTGTCAATAGGGTCAAGCGCGAGATATATCAATATCTCCCAGCATTTGAGGAAATGTTTCTTGTTGATCTTCAGAGTTTCACGGACTTTATCAATGGCATTCAAAGGCGGAGTGAATCGAGGTATCTGAGCTTTCTTCGATAGCTTACCCTTTGTGAGAGTCTCAACAGCTGAATCAATGGCTGGTTTGATAGGGTCGAATGCGCGCAAGCGGTTTATGTCTATGCAAGTGCGAATGTGTTGGAACTTCTCGGATGGCTCTTCTACTGTTAGATCGTAGACGTTTTCTGCTGTGGCCACTTTGTTTACAACCTCCACGAGATAGCTTCCAAAACCTTTTCCTTGGAAGGAAGGCAAGACCAAGATCTGAAATCAAAATGAAGAAACTGTCAAGTCGAAAAGAATTCAAGAACTGAGGTATATTATATTGTACCTGGCTGAGTCGCATCCTTAACCTGTCGGGGTAACGATAGAATTTATAAACTGCAGTAAAGCCCACAATTTGATACAAAGGCTCCTCTTTATGTTCCTTCTTTTGGATTAAGAGATATAAATGCCAGTCAGGATCAGTGACATCAATAGGGTTGCTGCCTGATATAATGGACCCACGTCTAGTTAATACTAACAAGAGAACATAAAAATTCAGGAGCCACTTGAGCATCAATGCTGCTTCTATCTATAACTCCAGAATGCACTACCTCTCCGTTTGAGACCATATTCCTAAAACACTCAATGACAAAGTACAAAATTATACACAAGGACTATAATGAGAAGCACATCTTAGAAAACACAGGAACAAGTTTGATATAAGATGAGAGCATTCATTAGGTGTGTGTGTACCTAATAAAATCTTTCTCTGTTGAAAAAGTTTTCATAAATTCATCCTTGTTATCAACAATAGTCTCAGCAAATATGTTCTGGGTGGAATTGAAAGAGTTAATCATAAGAATAGAAAAATGCTGGGTCATTAGATACTATGATGAGACACCGAAGTTGACTATATTACCTGTAAAGCAGATTTGAGGTCCGTGATGCCTTTGTCTCCCTTGAAAGAATAAACAAAAAGGCAACAGAAAATGATGCTCCAAGATATATATATATATATATACTAGAGGTATTCCGGCGCGTTGTATTTTTATTCTCTAATGAGTTAAAAATTTTTTTTTAATCCATTTGATAGTGGTTAGTGACAGTAGTGTAAGTGATGATTCAATAAAAATAAAATAAATACTTGCATCAAAGTAAATATAATTAAAATTAAAATATTTAAAAAGGTGTAATTATGTGATATTATGACAAAAAGACCGATTTGGCTCTCTGAATCGGGTGGTTTAGTTGCCTAGTTATAGTTATTGTTGTCAAAAAAAGACAAAAAAATATATAATATATAATATAGATGTATAGTGTAATTATCTGACAAAATAACATTAAACGTTAAAATGTTGAGAAGTGGATTTATTGTGGATATATATAAACAATAGAATACTCTTATGTTTATATAAACTTGATATATAGTTATTATTAATTTATGATACTAATGAAACTATATATTTGTAAAAGATTCTTCAGAAACTTATTATCTTTTCAAATTTAACATTCCCAACTCAGTATCAGAAGAATCTATTAATTTATTGAGTAGTAATTTATAAGTTTTTACTATATATATATTACCAAACAAAGTTAATGGTATAAATTTAGAAATAGTTGATAGTTCGAACAATTTTTTCACCTTGAAGTTGTTCTGTCCAATATTGTTTGGCTTAGCCACATGAGATTTTATCATCCGAAAGGATTTTATCGGCCTGAAAAATAATCAAGTTGATATGAACTTCACGTACAATTATTACAGGCACGCATTGGAGAACAACAAATTGGCATGTATATAAACTCAAACCAATTTATTTTTCTTTCAAAAATGCATATATCGGATGGATAAACTACTAAAACACATCAACTTTAGTTCAATCAAAAACCAGATATGTAAAAAGCGAGAGTTGCGTTTATATTTGGAGTTAGAAAATTAGAAAGCTAACTTATAATAATAACTGGGGGAAATTTTGTTAAGTTTAGAGATTTTAGAAATATATAACGAAAATAGTGTTCAAACAACTTTACGAAACACATCAACAGTAAAAGCTTTTTTATCATAGATATATGGTAGCTTTTACTGGTAGAAAACAGCACATGTTCTACCAATGCATTAACCACTGCCAGTTCTTCATTTTACATTTGAACTCATGGTTTGAGACTTACTTGCTCTTCGTGTGCACAACTTGTGACGTGCGTGATCAGACACTGTGAATGGAAAGAGTGCCCACACGGAAAATACATAGAAAGGAGCCAGTGATCCAGCTGAAAAATATCACTGGGGTATTCTGAAATCCCCAGTCATCGTCAAGATTTTACGTTTACAAACCTGATTTTACGTTTATCCTTAAAGTCATCATCAATTAAGGCAAAGTCGGGAAAGAATGGCAAAATATCTTCAATCTTTAGAAGACCATCCATTTCCTTGAGAAATACAATAGTTTTCCTTATGTTTCCCTTTTGGCTCCTTTTTCCTGCTTGGCGACATGCTTTGCAATCATCAGCCACAACTTCTTTCTCAAGTCTTCATCATCTTCAACCCACTATGTTGCTTTTTTGATTAAGAACATGCTATTAAGAGTTTATGACTAAGTCAAAGAAAAAATATTGAAGGGAACCAATAAGACTAACATTGTGTCAAGCTCTTTCCACTCTCTGTCTTTTTCTCTACTGAGAAACTTCACAGAGAGAGAAAGGCAGCAACCATAAAGATGCACTGTAATCTGTCTTTTCTATACGCACAGCTGAACATATGAACAGGCTGAAGATGTCAAAAGAACATTACTGATTCCATCTACCACTTTGGAGTTACCTATTTCCACTGAAACTATGGCGTTTCTCAGCTTTTTGGTGCCAGGAGATGAAGATAAGATTATGAGGTGTCATCGATTTCATGTAACTAGAGCTTCGCACATGTAAAAAGTCAAGTCAGAAATCTTAGTTTGATGTGGTTGAATGAGAATATTAGTGGTGAATCTAAAAACTTGAACATCAAAGTGAATTATGTCACTATTTATACATCTTATCATGAATGGTGATCTAAGAACTTACATTTCACCTATTAAGAACTCAAACAAACCAAAGATATATTACCTTTGTGACTATGATATCAAAGATATCAGCGTCGACCTCTGATGCCAATAGGTCAGCCCCTATATGATGGCTGCAAACAAAGAATCAAATACACAAATTATCAGGATGGTGAAATCTACGAATTTGGAAAAGATCTGTTCATCTGAAGTAATAGCAGAGACCGAGAGGGATGGTGGATCTGTTTGTAGACTGCAGGGTCAAGGAAACCAATATGATATGGTTTTGGAGTAACGTCAACAGTCTGATCCTTTTCTACCACTGAAACGGAGCACCTAAAATCTATGCCCGCGGCGAAAGCATTTGGCTGAACTTCTCAATGATGCATCGTTTCTTTCCAACAAACAAAAAATAAAATGAAATTTATTTAACACCTGATCATCAAGATTTGAACAGTGAATGGAATGGTCAATTTTTATGAGGTCAGATCTGACTAAATCTTGGTAAACATTAGTCTCAATCACTTTGAACCAAATGAAGGAGAAATTATTACAGATACTGGCTAAGTATCACAATCCCACCAATCACATACACAAACCCTTAGAAATTATGAATAAACTAAAAAGCGGAAATAATAGATGAGACAAATATCTAAATACTCAATGAGAACAAAAAAACAATCTTATACTGACAAAGAAATTTCTAGTGCTATGAGGAATTGTGAGGATGATGTTGAAGGTACGAAACTTTACCTTTAACTTTACGAAACTTTCTGGAAGGAGATATAAATCAGTGATCGTGGTTGTAGTGAGTTGAGAGAGTTAAGAAGATCTGTTCATCTGAAGTAATAGCAGAGACCGAGAGGGATGGTGGATCTGTTTGTAGACTGCAGGGTCAAGGAAACCAATATGATATGGTTTTGGAGTAACGTCAACAGTCTGATCCTTTTCTACCACTGAAACGGAGCACCTAAAATCTATGCCCGCGGCGAAAGCATTTGGCTGAACTTCTCAATGATGCATCGTTTCTTCCCAACAAACAAAAAATAAAATGAAATTTATTAACACCTGATCATCAAGATTTGAACAGTGAATGGAATGGTCAATTTTTATGAGGTCAGATCTGACTAAATCTTGGTAAACATTAGTCTCAATCACTTTGAACCAAATGAAGGAGAAATTATTACAGATACTGGCTAAGTATCACAATCCCACCAATCACATACACAAACCCTTAGAAATTATGAATAAACTAAAAAGCGGAAATAATAGATGAGACAAATATCTAAATACTCAATGAGAACAAAAAAACAATCTTATACTGACAAAGAAATTTCTAGTGCTATGAGGAATTGTGAGGATGATGTTGAAGGTACGAAACTTTACCTTTAACTTTACGAAACTTTCTGGAAGGAGATATAAATCAGTGATCGTGGTTGTAGTGAGTTGAGAGAGTTAAGAAGATCTGTTCATCTGAAGTAATAGCAGAGACCGAGAGGGATGGTGGATCTGTTTGTAGACTGCAGGGTCAAGGAAACCAATATGATATGGTTTTGGAGTAACGTCAACAGTCTGATCCTTTTCTACCACTGAAACGGAGCACCTAAAATCTATGCCCGCGGCGAAAGCATTTGGCTGAACTTCTCAATGATGCATCGTTTCTTCCCAACAAACAAAAAATAAAATGAAATTTATTAACACCTGATCATCAAGATTTGAACAGTGAATGGAATGGTCAATTTTTATGAGGTCAGATCTGACTAAATCTTGGTAAACATTAGTCTCAATCACTTTGAACCAAATGAAGGAGAAATTATTACAGATACTGGCTAAGTATCACAATCCCACCAATCACATACACAAACCCTTAGAAATTATGAATAAACTAAAAAGCGGAAATAATAGATGAGACAAATATCTAAATACTCAATGAGAACAAAAAAACAATCTTATACTGGCAAAGAAATTTCTAGTGCTATGAGGAATTGTGAGGATGATGTTGAAGGTACGAAACTTTACCTTTAACTTTACGAAACTTTCTGGAAGGAGATATAAATCAGTGATCGTGGTTGTAGTGAGTTGAGAGAGTTAAGAAGGCGTTAATGGCATTGAATCAATGCAACACGTTAGGGATTGGTAATGGCGTTGAATCAATGTAAAACGTTACGGCTTGGATGAGAAGAATCGCAAACGAAACGACACGAACCAAGCTAAACGCATAGATTCCTCACGGAGACACGTCTTACACAACCTTTCAGAACCTCCGTTATTGTTTGCCTAATCACAGTTTGCAGAAGAGGATGAACCCTACTAATCAATGGCGGCTTTTTATGAAGAAGAAAAGTCGACATACGGGCTCCGCTTTTGTTTATTTTTCAGACGAATTCATGTAATTAAAAGCCCACAAATAATTAACTCGTCAAAGCCCATTAGAAAGCCGAACAAAAGCAAGTATATTTTTTAATAAGAGGGTGCCACGTGTCCAAAAACGCCCCATCTTCTTTGGTGACGTGGAAGGCTGTGGGCAAAGCACAAGTCTACTTTATATATAAAAGATATATTTTCAGTCTAGAAACGCCATACATAAACCAATCCAATGGATTAAAAGTAAGTGAGACACTTACATTGGTTGTGCTCTTGTATGTAACATCAGCATATGAATGCAATGATGCTATTGATCCATACATTTATCTGAAACAAACGAAATTGACAGCAGCGTTAAACACAACAATGACAAAAACCAAAAAAATTAACAAAGAGCAATGTAACTGTAAAAGAGTAAAACTACCTTCAAACCTTGGTAGCCATGTATTTTTCCATCTCCATCAAAAAAATCGTTCAAATCAACTGGATTAACACATGGAACTTCAGGAGAACCTACTTCCTCTTTGCTGTAAACTAGAAACCAACCCACAACACAAAAAAAAAAAAAAAAAAAAAAAAAAAGAAAAAGAGAAATCAAAATTATGACACAAAAACCAAATAAACTCCAATGAGACACATTCATAACCATGAGCTTATAATCAGTAGGAATTAAGAAAAAAAAAATTCAGCACAACCTAAGGCAAGCACGACCTTTTGATATCAACTATGTGTACTGAGATAATGACGCAGAGTAAGGACTAAATTGCAATCATGCACATACTCGAAACAGTTTCATCTCATGGCCTTCTTCTCCAAACGAATATATCAGCCATCCGAGATACAAAATTGCCATTAAAATTGCCGATAAAAGCCAAAAACTACACACATGGAAGGCGTAAACATAGACCGTAAACCCTAATTCCGTACCTAAAATAAAATTAAACATCAAAATCAAAATCAGATACGTACCGAGATAAATTTTGATGCACTCGTTAGCCTCCACACCAGTATCTGTTACCGAAAAAAAGAGAGACCAAATTAGAAGAAAAATACGAAAAGCGGAGCTACAATTGGAATAGGAGAAGAAATTACTTACCGGCGGGAGAGAGTCCGACCCGGCGGCGCTTCTGAACCATGGAGAGTCAAGGCGGGGAAGAGAGTGAGACAAAGGCGGGAAAATTGTGGAGGGCTTGGCTTATGGAAATGTAGAGAGTGATGCGATACTTTCAGTAAGCTTTATGTATTCTCTTCTCGAGAAGAACGGTTAGCGG
It encodes:
- the LOC106313721 gene encoding histone acetyltransferase type B catalytic subunit, whose translation is MLKWLLNFYVLLLVLTRRGSIISGSNPIDVTDPDWHLYLLIQKKEHKEEPLYQIVGFTAVYKFYRYPDRLRMRLSQILVLPSFQGKGFGSYLVEVVNKVATAENVYDLTVEEPSEKFQHIRTCIDINRLRAFDPIKPAIDSAVETLTKGKLSKKAQIPRFTPPLNAIDKVRETLKINKKHFLKCWEILIYLALDPIDKYLDDYTSVITNHVRAGILGKDIEAPKKQVVDVPTSYAAEASFVVFKSLSGEANNGNDVQVDENKPDQEEQLKQLVEERIREIKLVAGKVSKLRI
- the LOC106318736 gene encoding probable zinc protease PqqL — encoded protein: MDLISGESSKVLRKQGFRSLKLMSVDMEQELGNEPEPFGADYGRLDNGLVYYVRRNSKPRMRAALALAVKVGSVLEDEDQRGVAHIVEHLAFSATTKYTNHDIVKFLESIGAEFGPCQNAMTTADETIYELFVPVDKPELLSQAISILAEFSSEIRVSKEDLEKERGAVMEEYRGNRNATGRMQDSHWQLMMEGSKYAERLPIGLEKVIRSVPAATVKKFYQKWYHLCNMAVVAVGDFPDTKTVVDLIKTHFEDKRSSSNPPEIPFFPVPSHEDTRFSCFVESEAAGSAVMISYKMPVSDLKTVKDYRDMLAESMFLHALNQRLFKISRRKDPPFFACSVAADVLVSPLKAYIMSSSCKEKGTLASLESMLLEVARVRLHGFSDREISVVRALMMSEIESAYLERDQIQSTSLRDEYIQHFLHKEPVIGIEYEAQLQKSLLPQISASDVSRYSEKLRTSCGCVIKTMEPRSAATVDDMRNVVSKVNSLGEEMKIAPWDEEKIPEEVVDEKPTPGDVTHQLEYPEVGVTELTLSNGMQVCYKSTDFLDDQVLFTGFAYGGLSELPESDYISCSMGSTIAGEIGMFGYKPSMLMDMLAGKRVEVSARLGPYMRTFSCDCSPTDLETALQLVYQLFTTNVMPQEEEVGIVMQMAEEAVRARERDPYTVFANRVKELNYGNSYFFRPIRINELRKVDPVKACEYFNSCFRDPSTFTVVIVGNLDPSIALPLILQYLGGIPKPSQPILNFNRDDLKGLPFTFPTKITREFVRSPMVEAQCSVQLCFPVQLTNGTMIEEIHCIGFLGKLLETKIIQFLRFTHGQIYSAEVSVFLGGNKPSRTADLRGDISVNFSCDPEISSKLVDLALEEIVRLQEEGPSQEDISAILEIEQRAHENGLQENYYWLDRILRGYQSRVYAGDLGASCQILEEGRLRMRESLAPQTAQAALQRILPHPCKKQYTAVILMPQRSRFGFLSSIFASSPETRYIRDTKILAGIAGLAVLVFSIWRYSRK